The genomic window agaaagaggaagaaagagaaagaaagaaagaagaaagaaaggaagaaagaaagaaagaagaaagaaagaagaaagaaagaaagaaggaaggaagaagaaagagaaagaaagaaagaaagaaagaaagaaagaaagaaagaaagaaaggaaggaaggaagaaaggaagaaacaaagaaagaaaggaagaaacaaagaaagaagccCTTGCGccctaacctaacccctaacctaacctaaccactaacctaaccctaacccctaacctaacctaacctaacctaacccctaacctaacctaacccctaacctaacccctaacctaacctaagccctaacctaacctaacccctaacctaacctaagccctaacctaacctaacccctaacctaacctaacctaacccctaacctaagccctaacctaacccctaacctaacctaagcCCTAACCTAagccctaacctaacctaacctaacccctaacctaacccctaacctaaccctaagcccTAACCTAAGCCCTAACCTAAGccctaacctaacccctaacctaaccctaagccctaacctaacctaacccctaacctaaccctaagcccTAACCTAAGCCCTAACCTAagccctaacctaacctaagcCCTAACCTAAGccctaacctaacccctaacctaacctaacccctaacctaagccctaacctaacctaagccctaacctaacccctaacctaagccctaacctaacctaacctaacccctaacctaaccAAAACCCTAACCTAAGCCCTAACCTAAACCTCCGTCTTGTGGTTCAGGTCTCATGGTTCAGGTCTcatggctcacacacacacaatgaactgTGACTCCTCAGTAAATATTGAAGCCTTCATGTGGAACTGTGTcctactgacctttgacctcctcctcctcctccatcagtGGGTTTCTGATTGAcagggtgggcggagctcagTGTCTGTTGGTCTTTCAGAGGAAGTTCCCTGTTAGCTCACATACAAACagtccagttctttaaacatacattcgtcctCTGTTCCTTCTTCAGAAAATACTCCGTTTCCTTATTGAACAGCGTAAACAAGACAACAGTGAAACTGTGTTCAACTGAACCCAGTTGGTCCactggttgtgttttctttccaggtcagtaaatgaacagttcatgtgGTCGATCAGTTCAGTCcaactcctgtcagttcagttccacattcagctcactctgacctgcagtggacccaaccaggaaaataataatattgaaataatgacaactggaaacttctgtgttttagagtgaaaaaagttcatttacatgatgaacaggtttacatctacacattatctttcaaaagatgtgaataacatgaacaaagtgaataaatcagtgtaatttaacactattctgcctcagttgatcatttccacatgttcattaaaactacagatcacagtagatctacaaacacacacatttaagaacagacagaatattggaaaattgtactgacttctcttaagacatttcaggttgttcatatttgttcaggttattgacattttttgcaaaattctactctgttttagtgtaaatacatgaaaatctttccatttccacagACAAACGTGCAGTTGTCATTCTCTGTTCTGACAGTatttactggtcctgtccactgcagactggactggactgaatgaGGAACTGACCGGACAGGACCGGGCAGACCTGACTGTCCTTTtggcatttcacacattcatcccaggggtcagactggaccctttggtgggtcagactggaccctctggtgggtcagactggaccctctggtgggtcagactggaccctctggtgggtcagactggaccctttggtgggccggatttgggcccaggacgcctgtttgacacctgtgtggtaGTGGTTTGTGTCTGACTTcagacggtattaaactgaactgtgtcagtgaaggagtagagctgaaaacagctgtcaatcaaaccacattcagccttaAGACCCGTCCTCCGATTGGCGCGCGGAAGCTCGGCGTCTgacctggccgagctccgcccacggctCTGTTCACCCCtggagacgccgagcgtccgggggcgggacgacaggtgtcctgtgtccagtgctggtccagtctgtagtggttttccagcagttccactcagtcccattgaagtgcatggacgctgagcgtctacggacaaatgcactgagcagagatggaatgaacaaacacagacacaggaatggaggagaagtgaacaacatccagtccactgatctgggatcaaactgattctgaaccgactggtctgagagatgaacgtgttccaacacatttggatttGAATGTATAAAGTGTAAAAGTGAGCGTGCAGATGTGAACAGTCAGGACATCCACTTGTAAAATCCCAGCAGAAGAACCTGGAATAATGAGTCCagatgttcttcttggtttaatgggagaaaaatcatatgatattatgactctaaataatgaaaacaccaatttattctctttgatttactgtaaagaacattaaactctgatttcctttaataataaaatgtcaataacctgaacaaatgtgatcACCCTGGAATGTCTGCAGACAAATCCGTGTCATTTCATCCTTCTTCTGTtgagtgtctgtagatctgatctggaatgcacatgtacaaatctgaaatacaggctgaatattgatcaaattgtactgacttttcttcagaaacttcagttttttccagttcattcacatcttttttgttttggatagaaatagttttatcatttaatgttattttttgcactgaaacatttggagttgtcataatttaaatcaggtgtgtcaaactcctattcagttccatattcagttcagtttgatctgcagtggaccagaccaggtaaaataataccagtgaaaaaaggacaattacattatgataacgtTCACATCCACATCATttcctttaaaatctgaataacgtgaacaacttgaaatgtctgaagaaaaacaagtgcagtttgaacactattgtgcctcagtttattagtttatcatttacacgtgttagAACTGACATTAGAATTACACTCATAATGTCCACACAAGTGCATCTACTTTTCTCCAGACATGTCACGTTGTTCAGATTTCTTCAggttgtaaaaggatagtttgttaatgtcaacattttcatgtaattttacttttcttttttacaccaaaacaaagatcaaatctgcagttgtcattatttctaggttatgacAGTTTTTCTGCTCTGACCCAGTTCACATCTAAGTACGtatctgtggaacctgaaccagaaggATTTTTACTCCAGTGGAATttatgcatttcacacattcaccctacaggtcagactggaccctctggtgggtcggactggaccctctggtggatctgactggaccctctggtgggtcggactggaccctctggtgggtcagactggaccctctggtggatctgactggaccctctggtgggtcggactggaccctctggtgggtcagactggaccctctggtgggtcagactggaccctttggtgggtcagactggaccctttggtgggtcggttttggaccctttggtgggtcagactggaccctttgatgggtcagactggaccctttggtgggtcggttttggaccctttggtgggtcagactggaccctttggtgggttggttttggaccctttggtgggccagactggaccccttggtgggtcagttttggaccctggaccacatgttggacacctgtggtttagaggagGATGAGTTTCCACTGCAGCCTGAGAAAACACCTGTGGGCGGAGCTGCACCTGCTGGGACACACAGGGTGGGCGGAGCTGCACCTGCTGGGACACACAGGGTGGGCGGAGCTGCACCTGCTGGGACACATGAAACAGTGTGTTTCTGATTGACAGGGAGGGTGGAGCTTGAGCTGCTGGGACACAGGGTGGGCGGAGCTTGACCTGCTGGGACACATGCTTCAGTGGGCCACAGTGGTTTTATttccagaaccagtagaaccagtggaaccagtagAACATGCAGAACGTCTGCCACAAACAGACACTGAAACCATCACACTCGTGATGTGATCTGACCCCCACCAGGTGTCATGTGACCACCATGACCGACAGCCGAACACGAGTCAGACTCACGAGGTACGGAGGCCTGACTGTGACAAAAGAGcagaaaaagaataataatacagCAGAGCATCTGAACAGACACACATTCCATTACAGAGAcaagaaagaacagaagaaaaagaagaagacgacgaacaaaaagaacaagaagaacaacaacaataataataatcttcaGGTACATTTTAAGGGTACATGATGGTGACTTCAAGGGAACAGTCTAAGGGAACATGTTAGTCATTTTAAGGGACACAAAACATTTTAAATACACAGATTTTggcacaaaaatgaataaataatcgaTATAATTTTTATATAATTTAGTGAAATGAACAAATGACACATTTAAATGAATAAGTTAACGTTCAGGGTTTGGAACAGGAGGCACTTCCAcaacctttaaccctaaccccaccccctaACCCTGTGCCAGCTGCCTGTGACTCCGCCCACCTGGACTCCAGGTTGAACCGGTCCATGTGGGTCACAGGTGCTGAAAAGTCCTGAATATGAAGCATGCATTTGAACACATCACACCTTCTGTGGATTTGGCAAACCGGTCCAAAACGGGTCCAGAAGAGTCTGATCCATAATGAAACACCATGTGGTCTAGTCTagaggccccaccccctctgggCAGTGACCCCTGACCTTTGGACacttacacataaacacacatggttcttttcttttctagtcCTAGTTTTGGCGTTCGCTGCTTCATCACAGTCAGTTGGAGAACGATGGCGACGCTCACGACATGgcacagacgactgaaagaaacactaacacacaacacTGGTACCAGGGTACCAGGGTCCGGTCCGACCGGGCCTTCAGGGTCCGGTCGGACCAGACCCTACAGGCCCGGTCAGACTGCACCCTCAGGGACCACTGGGCCCTTCTTCTGTCCATGTCCTCGGTGTAAACAGGTGCAAATGGGTCCAAACGGGTCCAAATGGGTCCAAATGGGtttggtctgggtccagtctgggtccaaaTGGGTCTGGTCTGGTTGTTGTCCTCATGAATACCTACAGATGGTCCTACAGTTGATCCAAACAGTGGTGGATGTTGCttgtctgtagttctgtggtgGTTTTCACTAGTCTGGTCTTTGTCTAATACTGGAACTCCAgcagaaccacctgttctgacaTTCCTCTGGTTCTCAGCTCTTATTTGATGTTCTTCAACAGTGAAGTTCTGGCGTTCACCACTGCCTTGAAGGCGTCTTCACTTCCAGGTGCCACACATTTGTCTGGATGAAGCAGCACCGCCAACTTCCTGTACGCCTTATTGACTTCCTCCCTGAAACAAGAGAACACAAGAACCAATGTCAGGTAGAAGAACCAGACCAACAGAACCGGTAGAACCAACGTCAGGTAGAAGAACCAGACCAGCAGAACCGGTAGAACCAATGTCAGGTAGAAGAACCAGACcaacagaaccagtagaaccaacaTCAGGTAGAAGAACCAGACCAACAGAACCGGTAGAACCAACGTCAGGTAGAAGAACCAGACCAGCAGAACCGGTAGAACCAACGTCAGGTAGAAGAACCAGACCAACAAAACCGGTAGAACCAACATCAGGTAGAAGAACCAGACCAGCAGAACCGGTAGAACCAACGTCCGGTAGAGGAACCAGACCAACAGAACCGGTAGAACCAACGTCAGGTAGAAGAACCAGACCAGCAGAACCGGTAGAACCAACGTCAGGTAGAAGAACCAGACCAGCAGAACCGGTTGAATCAACGTCAGGTAGAAGAACCAGACCAACGTCAGGTAGAAGAACCAGACCAACAGAACCGGTAGAGTCAACGTCAGGTAGAAGAACCAGACCAACATTTACGTTTGTGTTTGTAGACCTAGTCCACATTTGTGGATCTGTTTGTAGACCTAGTCCACATTTGTGGATCTGTTTGTAGACCTAGTCCACATTTCTGGATCTGTTTGTAGACCTGGTccacatttctgtctgtgtttgtgtctggggGTCTGTCTGTCTACCCACCGTGTGGCTCCAGGTTTGACCCCCAGCATATCCCAGGAGTCTTTGCTGTTGCGGATGCGTCGGATGGTGTCGGCCTGTTCTTTGGTGAAGCCGGCGCTGACCTCTGACACCGGACGCTTCCCTCCGTTTTCACACATGTCAGTGATGGACGAGAAGAACgcctgaggagaaaaaaaaaaacaaacaatatgatGTCAGTGATGGACGAGAAGAACGCCTGAGGagaaaaagcaaaacaacagGTGAAATGATCTGACGTgactgtacaggggttggacaaaataatggaaacaccttcacctcaagatgataatgccccaatccatacagctagaactgttcaagaatggcatgaggaacattgtaatgaagttgagcatctcgtatggccgccacagtccccagacctcaacattattcagcatttatggtcagttttagagattcaagtaagacgtcgatttccaccgccgtcGTCTGTAAAacagttggagggtattctaactgaagaatggctcaaaatacctttggaaacaattcacaagttgtatgaatcaatacctcggagaattgaggctgtaattgccgcaaaaggcggacctacaccatattaaattatattttgttgattttttaaggtgtttccattattttgtccaacccctgtatgtctggAGAACAGCTGcaccctggaccaggaccagaacacaGATACTGGGCTGGGCTCAGACCcccctggaccaggaccagaacacaGATACTGGGCTGGGCTCAGACCcatctggaccaggaccagaacacaGATACTGGGCTGGGCTCAGACCcccctggaccaggaccagaccacaGATACTGGGCTGGGCTCAGACCCCATTGGACTTCCTTAGACCACCTTTAGAGGTTAACATCTGTGGACCAGGATCCCCAACCAGACCACCAGGGTTGGACCCACACCTGTAGTAACTGTTCTTCTCACCGGTGTAGTAACTGTCGGTAGTTCTTACCTGGAACATCTAGTTAACGGTGGTTCTTACCTGGAACATCTGGTTAACGGTGGTTCTTACCTGGAACATCTGGTTAACGGTGGTTCTTACCTGGAACATCTCGTTTATTCCTTCTCCGCTCTGCGCCGACGtctcaaaataatgaaaaccccgAGACTCCGCCCACAGACGGCCCTCTCCTTCGTCCACCACCCTCCTCTTGGTCAGGTCCACCTGTGGACAGGGGACACCTGGGTTCAGATGGAACTGTTAGGGTCTAGTGAGGAACCCTGACCCTGTGAGGGTCTACTGAGGAACCTTGACCC from Sphaeramia orbicularis unplaced genomic scaffold, fSphaOr1.1, whole genome shotgun sequence includes these protein-coding regions:
- the dnajc27 gene encoding dnaJ homolog subfamily C member 27, translated to METNTPKRRDNKKSLRVKVISLGNAEVGKSCIIKRYCEKRFVPKYLATIGIDYGVTKVQVRDREIKVNIFDMAGHPFFYEVRNEFYKDSQGVLLVYDVGLRDSFDALDSWLGEMKQEMGSQANMDSIVFIVCANKVDLTKRRVVDEGEGRLWAESRGFHYFETSAQSGEGINEMFQAFFSSITDMCENGGKRPVSEVSAGFTKEQADTIRRIRNSKDSWDMLGVKPGATREEVNKAYRKLAVLLHPDKCVAPGSEDAFKAVVNARTSLLKNIK